In a genomic window of Fimbriiglobus ruber:
- a CDS encoding LssY C-terminal domain-containing protein encodes MIPSAIVCLLIVSPSGPTTPAPFPTLTTTKDGRAGDPINLRLVGTKNELVAAFCAAGWSPADRTNVRSAVRIGASVVLNRPYPQAPVSDLYLFGRVQDVAVEREVGGSARSRHHARFWEAGCTADGRSIWVGAGTFDARVGRSPATGKITHRIAPDVDTERDTVLADLGRAGRLSAARLAPRDGPFDGKNGEGDCYYTDGNVGEGELTGCVDGAPAIVTRRISRGR; translated from the coding sequence ATGATCCCGTCGGCCATCGTCTGCCTCCTCATTGTCAGCCCGAGCGGGCCAACGACGCCGGCCCCCTTCCCCACCCTCACCACGACCAAAGACGGCCGGGCGGGCGACCCGATTAACCTCCGTCTCGTCGGAACCAAAAACGAGTTGGTCGCGGCGTTCTGTGCTGCCGGGTGGTCGCCGGCCGACCGGACCAATGTCCGGTCGGCCGTCCGGATCGGGGCGAGTGTGGTTCTGAACCGGCCGTACCCCCAGGCGCCGGTCAGCGACCTGTACCTGTTCGGCCGGGTTCAGGACGTGGCGGTCGAGCGGGAAGTGGGCGGGTCGGCCCGGTCCCGCCACCACGCCCGGTTTTGGGAGGCCGGGTGTACCGCCGACGGCCGTTCGATCTGGGTGGGCGCGGGGACGTTCGACGCCAGGGTCGGCCGCAGCCCGGCCACCGGGAAGATCACGCACCGGATCGCTCCGGACGTGGACACCGAGCGAGACACCGTCCTGGCCGACCTGGGTCGAGCCGGCCGACTGTCCGCGGCCCGGCTAGCCCCGCGAGACGGCCCGTTCGATGGGAAGAACGGCGAAGGGGATTGTTACTACACGGACGGTAACGTCGGCGAAGGCGAATTGACTGGGTGCGTCGATGGGGCGCCGGCGATCGTCACCCGGCGGATCAGTCGGGGGCGATAA
- a CDS encoding FAD-binding oxidoreductase: MTDALTIDDFGPLPVRRPATVSDLGGLVRETAAAGQGVYPVGGGTHLGLGLPPSKPGIAVDTRGLDQVIDYPARDMTITVRAGVTIESLQKTLAAEGQWLPVDVPDPARATLGGALAANLSGPRRLSRGTLRDYVIGISFVADDGVEVKGGGRVVKNVAGYDLMKLQVGALGTLGIVTQVTLKVTPKVEDQAIIAFGVNAAAVGPTLDRLHASAARPAALELLNAAAAKVAAAAAGIRLPEFDPWVIVAGFEEKAATVTWQLASLRDELKTAPVRDVTEFRGPACSPIWAALTGLQTTPDSRFTFKATVLPSKMGVFATAAAAAHPDLSVHAHALNGIAFGHLAGDATADRASALLAALAPTTADANGSLTVRLCPPEWKKVLPIWGAPRGDRAVMRAVKAALDPKNVFNPGRLFVDA, translated from the coding sequence GTGACCGACGCGCTGACGATCGACGACTTCGGCCCCCTCCCCGTCCGCCGGCCCGCGACCGTGTCCGACCTCGGCGGCCTCGTCCGCGAGACGGCCGCCGCCGGGCAGGGTGTCTACCCGGTCGGTGGCGGCACCCACCTCGGCCTCGGCCTGCCCCCGAGCAAGCCGGGTATCGCGGTCGACACGCGGGGGCTCGATCAGGTGATCGACTACCCGGCGCGGGACATGACCATCACCGTCCGCGCTGGCGTCACGATCGAAAGCCTGCAAAAGACGCTCGCGGCCGAGGGTCAGTGGCTGCCGGTCGACGTGCCCGATCCCGCCAGGGCCACGCTCGGCGGCGCGCTGGCCGCGAACCTGTCCGGCCCCCGCCGACTCTCCCGCGGCACCCTCCGCGACTACGTCATCGGCATCAGCTTCGTGGCCGACGACGGGGTGGAAGTCAAGGGCGGCGGCCGGGTCGTGAAGAACGTGGCCGGGTACGACCTGATGAAGCTCCAGGTCGGCGCGCTGGGCACGCTCGGCATCGTCACCCAGGTGACGCTCAAGGTGACGCCCAAAGTCGAGGACCAGGCGATCATCGCATTCGGCGTCAACGCGGCCGCCGTCGGGCCGACCCTCGACCGGCTGCACGCATCCGCCGCTCGCCCTGCCGCCCTCGAACTGCTGAACGCGGCCGCCGCAAAGGTCGCGGCGGCGGCCGCGGGAATCCGGCTGCCCGAGTTCGACCCGTGGGTGATCGTCGCCGGCTTCGAGGAGAAGGCGGCCACGGTGACGTGGCAGCTCGCCTCTCTTCGCGACGAGTTGAAAACTGCCCCGGTCCGCGACGTGACCGAGTTCCGCGGCCCCGCGTGCAGCCCGATTTGGGCGGCCCTCACCGGGTTACAGACGACGCCCGACTCGCGGTTCACCTTTAAAGCGACGGTGCTGCCCAGCAAAATGGGAGTGTTCGCGACCGCCGCCGCGGCCGCCCACCCGGACCTGAGCGTCCACGCCCACGCGCTCAACGGGATCGCCTTCGGCCACCTCGCGGGCGATGCGACGGCCGACCGCGCCTCGGCCCTGCTGGCCGCCCTCGCCCCGACGACGGCCGACGCGAACGGCAGCCTGACCGTCCGCCTGTGCCCGCCCGAGTGGAAGAAGGTACTCCCGATCTGGGGCGCGCCCCGCGGCGACCGGGCGGTGATGCGGGCGGTCAAGGCCGCCCTCGACCCGAAAAACGTCTTCAACCCGGGGCGGTTGTTCGTGGATGCGTAA
- a CDS encoding transposase produces the protein MFRPPKALWVVADGAYATAPFLTPVNALGVRVVSRLRKDAALWTEPGPRRPGPRGRRRISGDRRMSLAERAGQKGGWSTGTFDLYGKATVKRYKTFVATWRPAGGAIRVVRVDEPTGWRAYFCTDPAATVADILTRVAGRFTLEATFRDLKHVVGAGQQQVRRLPANVGAFHVCLWTFVMTEAWAWNATPDALVGHRATAPWDDAARRPSHADKRRGWRRELQGKEIRAALRPGMTEAEIQAAAERLLDLAA, from the coding sequence TTGTTCCGGCCGCCCAAAGCCCTGTGGGTGGTGGCCGACGGGGCGTACGCCACGGCCCCGTTCCTGACGCCGGTCAACGCCCTCGGGGTGCGGGTCGTCAGCCGCCTGCGGAAGGACGCGGCCCTGTGGACGGAACCCGGTCCGCGGCGGCCGGGCCCGCGGGGGCGGCGACGGATCTCCGGCGACCGGCGGATGTCCCTGGCCGAGCGGGCCGGTCAGAAGGGCGGGTGGTCGACCGGGACGTTCGACCTGTACGGGAAGGCCACGGTCAAGCGGTACAAGACGTTCGTCGCCACGTGGCGGCCGGCCGGCGGGGCCATCCGGGTCGTCCGGGTCGACGAGCCGACCGGGTGGCGGGCGTACTTCTGCACCGACCCGGCGGCCACCGTGGCCGACATCCTGACGCGGGTAGCTGGCCGGTTCACCCTGGAGGCCACGTTCCGCGACCTCAAGCACGTGGTCGGAGCGGGCCAGCAACAAGTCCGGCGATTGCCCGCCAACGTCGGGGCGTTCCATGTCTGCCTGTGGACGTTCGTGATGACCGAAGCATGGGCGTGGAACGCGACCCCGGACGCACTCGTCGGGCACCGGGCGACGGCCCCGTGGGACGACGCCGCCCGGCGACCGAGCCACGCCGACAAGCGGCGGGGATGGCGGCGGGAATTACAGGGGAAAGAGATTCGAGCGGCTCTGCGGCCGGGCATGACCGAGGCGGAAATCCAGGCCGCCGCCGAGCGGCTATTGGACCTGGCGGCTTAA
- a CDS encoding glucose 1-dehydrogenase yields MKAIAVLPGKANSVHLRDIPAPKLGDQPHPHVCKIPEGRAVLVKTLQIGVDATDREINEALYGNAPPGGEHLVIGHESFGQVLEVGSKVTEVKPGDYVSCTVRRPGGSLYDVIGRNDITGEEVYYERGINLCHGYLTESFVDDVEYIVKVPKELRHLGVLAEPASVCAKAIEQAYLAQTRLQVWMPRRAFVLGAGQIGLLATMMLRLRGLEVYTLATRPGPHRKSEITEAYGATYVSSKQTSMADLAKQVGKPDLIFEATGNAEICFRAMEVLGINGALIWTSITGGKHDVSVDGAKINLEWVLGNKLLVSSVNGNRRHFELGIQALSHGELTYPGVTSRILTHPVAGLDKYQEMMKLLEEKEALKVFVNVAG; encoded by the coding sequence ATGAAAGCGATCGCCGTCCTCCCCGGCAAAGCGAACAGCGTCCACCTCCGCGACATCCCGGCCCCCAAGCTGGGCGACCAGCCACACCCGCACGTGTGCAAGATCCCCGAGGGCCGGGCGGTGCTCGTCAAGACGCTCCAGATCGGCGTGGACGCGACCGACCGCGAGATCAACGAAGCCCTCTATGGGAACGCTCCTCCGGGCGGCGAACACCTCGTCATCGGCCACGAGAGCTTTGGCCAGGTTCTCGAAGTCGGCTCCAAGGTGACGGAGGTCAAGCCCGGTGACTACGTCTCGTGTACCGTCCGCCGGCCGGGCGGGTCGCTGTACGACGTGATCGGGCGGAACGACATCACGGGCGAGGAGGTCTACTACGAGCGCGGGATCAACCTGTGCCACGGCTACCTCACCGAGTCGTTCGTGGACGACGTCGAGTACATCGTGAAGGTGCCGAAGGAATTGCGGCACCTGGGCGTGTTGGCCGAGCCGGCCAGCGTGTGTGCGAAGGCGATCGAGCAGGCGTACCTGGCCCAGACGCGACTTCAGGTCTGGATGCCGCGGCGGGCGTTCGTCCTTGGCGCCGGCCAGATCGGCCTGCTCGCGACGATGATGCTCCGCCTCCGCGGGCTGGAGGTGTACACCCTGGCCACGCGGCCGGGGCCGCACCGCAAGTCCGAGATCACCGAAGCGTACGGCGCGACCTACGTGAGCAGCAAGCAAACCTCGATGGCCGACCTGGCCAAGCAGGTCGGCAAGCCGGACCTGATTTTCGAGGCGACGGGGAACGCGGAAATCTGTTTCCGGGCGATGGAAGTCCTCGGCATCAACGGCGCTCTGATCTGGACGAGCATCACCGGCGGCAAGCACGACGTCTCGGTCGACGGCGCGAAGATCAACCTCGAATGGGTGCTTGGCAACAAGCTGCTCGTCTCCAGCGTGAACGGCAACCGCCGCCACTTCGAGCTGGGCATCCAGGCACTCTCGCACGGCGAGCTGACCTACCCAGGCGTGACGAGCCGCATCCTCACTCACCCGGTCGCCGGCCTGGACAAGTACCAGGAGATGATGAAGCTGCTGGAGGAGAAAGAGGCGCTCAAGGTGTTCGTGAATGTGGCGGGGTGA
- a CDS encoding tetratricopeptide repeat protein, which translates to MRSAVVRRPGRADVRQTLGCAALTLRQFGEAAAEFQSAVDLRPEDPDLHSGLAEALIGQKKLSEAAKAFRRSLHLRPDQPGLENNLGLALHELGDYEVAASHYRRALSLEPNFPEAYCNLGNTLAKLGDMTGALSALRQAVHRQPENPLHHANLGECYLDYGDPAEARSCFSEALRLDPENSLHHRRMAAACLTLGDWERGWAEYEWRWRDNDQLRPPPVTQPRWSGELLQGRTILIHAEQGHGDTLQFVRFAKSLKDRGARVVVW; encoded by the coding sequence TTGCGCTCGGCCGTCGTTCGGCGGCCCGGCCGCGCCGACGTCCGACAAACTCTGGGATGTGCAGCGCTCACCCTCCGACAATTCGGGGAAGCCGCAGCCGAATTCCAGTCCGCCGTCGACCTTCGACCCGAAGACCCCGACTTGCACTCCGGATTGGCCGAGGCCCTCATCGGGCAAAAAAAATTGTCCGAAGCGGCCAAGGCCTTCCGTCGCTCGTTGCATTTGCGGCCCGATCAACCCGGTCTCGAGAACAACCTCGGCTTGGCCCTGCACGAACTGGGCGACTACGAGGTCGCCGCGTCCCACTATCGGCGCGCCCTTTCGCTTGAGCCGAACTTCCCCGAAGCTTACTGCAATCTCGGCAACACGCTCGCCAAACTCGGCGACATGACCGGCGCTCTCAGTGCTTTGCGGCAAGCGGTACACCGGCAACCGGAGAATCCGCTCCATCACGCGAACCTCGGGGAATGTTACCTCGACTACGGCGACCCCGCGGAGGCCCGATCCTGCTTCTCCGAAGCCTTGCGTTTAGACCCCGAAAATTCGCTGCACCACAGGCGTATGGCGGCCGCGTGTTTGACTCTGGGCGATTGGGAACGTGGTTGGGCGGAATACGAGTGGCGGTGGCGAGACAACGACCAACTCCGCCCGCCGCCCGTCACCCAGCCCCGCTGGTCAGGCGAGCTGTTGCAGGGTCGAACGATTTTAATTCACGCAGAACAAGGGCACGGCGACACGTTGCAATTCGTCCGCTTCGCCAAATCGCTTAAAGATCGCGGCGCGCGAGTCGTGGTGTGGTGA
- a CDS encoding IS3 family transposase, producing the protein MRRQCELLGLGRSSCYYEAVPESEENLRLMRLIDGQYLKTPFYGSRRMAWWLGTQGTDANRKRVRRLMRAMGLEAIRPKPRLSLPDGCHRMYPYLLRDFAATRADDVWSTDITYVPMRRGFLSLAAVIDWFSRCVLAWRLSNSLEGRFCTDVLDEALANGRPLIFNADQGCQFTATAFTSRLEAAGVKVSMDGRGRCLGNVFVERLWRTVKYEEIYLKDYADVREVEHSLAKYFRFYCDERPHSSLGMRTPAEVYAEGRSRNPA; encoded by the coding sequence GTGCGTCGACAGTGCGAACTTCTGGGGTTGGGGCGATCGAGTTGCTACTACGAGGCGGTGCCGGAATCGGAGGAGAACCTTCGGCTGATGCGTTTGATCGACGGGCAATACTTGAAGACGCCATTTTATGGATCGCGTCGCATGGCGTGGTGGCTGGGGACACAGGGGACCGACGCGAACCGCAAGCGGGTACGACGGCTGATGCGGGCGATGGGGTTGGAGGCCATTCGTCCGAAGCCGCGGCTCTCGCTGCCAGATGGTTGCCACCGCATGTATCCCTATCTTTTGCGGGATTTTGCCGCGACGCGGGCCGACGACGTCTGGAGCACGGATATCACCTACGTGCCGATGCGTCGCGGCTTTTTGTCCCTCGCGGCGGTGATCGATTGGTTCAGCCGTTGCGTCTTGGCGTGGCGGTTGTCGAACAGTTTGGAGGGGCGTTTTTGCACGGACGTGTTGGACGAGGCGCTGGCGAACGGACGGCCGCTCATCTTCAACGCGGATCAGGGGTGCCAGTTCACGGCGACCGCGTTCACGAGCCGGTTGGAGGCGGCGGGCGTGAAGGTGAGCATGGATGGTCGCGGTCGCTGCCTGGGCAATGTGTTCGTGGAGCGGCTTTGGCGGACGGTGAAATATGAGGAGATTTACCTGAAAGACTATGCTGATGTTCGTGAGGTCGAACATTCGTTGGCAAAGTATTTCCGATTTTACTGCGACGAAAGGCCGCACAGTTCGCTCGGGATGCGGACACCGGCGGAGGTGTACGCGGAAGGGCGATCCCGGAACCCGGCGTGA
- a CDS encoding ISKra4 family transposase, producing the protein MTCPHCRESARCKGFKSRQLVSLFGPLEYSRHYYLCRHCHHGTSPLDGILGLRAHDLTPAADDVVCLSGLEDSFATGAETLLRRLAGLRVSESTVQRATEAAGERLAEAQHAGQTFGPSTPWAWHKDADGKTVGYVSVDATGVGQQGPRGAKAEGRMAYIGMIDNPVPEERPRWANPTAAKRPDWKARYVSQVRSLAELAEPLRRHASHVDLDGADRWVALSDGGTGLEDFLRGNFPRVEAVILDFYHVAEYVAKLSRVLHPGDADADTHWREATCEELKTSSGRVVLDTLRSLDVTGRGGAESVRAEVMTYFTNQAHRMDYPHDLAKGWQIGSGPVESACKTVIGERMKGGGMRWGEDGADAMSHLRALFCSSDNQWAAFWSKN; encoded by the coding sequence ATGACGTGCCCGCACTGCCGGGAATCGGCCCGGTGCAAGGGATTCAAGTCCCGTCAATTGGTCAGCCTGTTCGGTCCGCTCGAGTACTCCCGGCACTACTACTTGTGCCGGCACTGTCACCACGGCACGTCGCCCCTGGACGGGATACTGGGATTACGGGCTCACGATCTGACCCCGGCCGCCGACGACGTGGTTTGCCTGTCCGGTCTGGAGGACAGTTTCGCCACCGGGGCCGAAACGCTACTTCGGCGGTTGGCCGGTCTGCGGGTGAGTGAGTCGACGGTTCAGCGGGCGACCGAGGCCGCCGGCGAGCGGTTGGCCGAAGCCCAACATGCGGGCCAGACGTTCGGCCCGTCGACCCCGTGGGCGTGGCACAAGGATGCCGACGGGAAGACGGTGGGTTACGTGTCGGTCGACGCCACGGGCGTCGGGCAACAAGGTCCCCGCGGGGCCAAAGCCGAAGGGCGAATGGCGTACATCGGGATGATTGACAACCCGGTCCCCGAGGAACGCCCGCGGTGGGCGAATCCGACGGCGGCCAAGCGGCCGGACTGGAAGGCCCGGTACGTGTCCCAGGTGCGATCGCTCGCGGAGTTAGCCGAGCCGTTGCGGCGGCACGCGTCCCACGTGGATCTGGACGGGGCCGACCGGTGGGTTGCGTTGTCGGACGGGGGGACCGGGTTGGAGGACTTCCTGCGGGGGAATTTCCCCCGCGTCGAAGCCGTCATCCTGGACTTCTACCACGTGGCCGAATACGTCGCCAAACTGTCCCGGGTCCTGCATCCGGGGGACGCGGATGCGGACACGCATTGGCGGGAGGCGACGTGCGAGGAACTCAAGACGTCGAGCGGCCGGGTCGTACTCGACACGCTCCGGTCGTTGGACGTCACCGGTCGCGGGGGAGCGGAGAGTGTTCGCGCGGAGGTCATGACGTACTTCACGAATCAGGCGCATCGGATGGATTACCCGCACGACTTGGCCAAGGGCTGGCAGATTGGCAGTGGTCCTGTCGAGAGCGCGTGCAAGACGGTGATCGGGGAGCGGATGAAGGGCGGGGGAATGCGCTGGGGCGAAGATGGGGCCGATGCCATGAGTCACTTGCGGGCGCTGTTTTGTAGCTCGGATAACCAGTGGGCGGCGTTTTGGTCCAAGAATTAG
- a CDS encoding ISAzo13 family transposase has product MLHHRPPRPDHSPGTPRVRVGFCQPPAGTGPPPWSGPPALGKKDPVLERDLVALLVDDTGGDPMTKQRWVRLSLKRLGQLLAQRGHAIDPKTVRRLLHKLKYSLKANRKRFTGPPHPDRDRQFRYIAHQKRRFLKAGRPVISVDTKKKELIGNFQQDGQTWCHEADEVNAYDFLSDAEGRATPYGIYLVQHDRGYVYVGESADTPEFAVDAIVSWWKSHGRRRFPDATKLLILADSGGSNGCRPRMWKRQLQERLADAFNLEVTVCHYPRGGSKWNPIEHRLFSFISINWAGKPLRSWLILLGYIQDTRTETGLQVKAVLLRGNYERGLKVTDHEMRKLRLRRHKTCPSWNYTIRPRQGVSGAAKG; this is encoded by the coding sequence ATCCTCCATCACAGGCCTCCACGTCCAGACCATTCGCCGGGGACGCCAAGAGTTAGGGTCGGCTTTTGCCAACCTCCCGCCGGGACGGGTCCGCCGCCCTGGAGCGGGCCGCCCGCCCTTGGAAAAAAAGATCCGGTCCTGGAGCGAGACCTGGTAGCCCTGCTGGTCGATGACACCGGCGGCGACCCGATGACGAAACAGCGGTGGGTGCGTCTGAGCCTGAAGCGACTGGGCCAACTGCTGGCCCAACGAGGCCATGCCATCGACCCCAAGACCGTCCGGCGTTTGCTCCACAAACTCAAGTACTCGTTGAAGGCGAATCGGAAACGGTTTACCGGCCCACCGCACCCCGATCGGGATCGTCAGTTCCGCTACATCGCCCACCAGAAGCGGCGGTTCCTGAAAGCGGGCAGGCCGGTCATCAGCGTGGATACCAAGAAAAAAGAGTTGATCGGCAACTTCCAGCAGGATGGGCAGACCTGGTGCCACGAGGCGGACGAGGTCAACGCTTATGACTTCCTCAGTGACGCCGAGGGCCGGGCCACCCCGTATGGCATCTACCTGGTACAACACGACCGCGGTTACGTGTACGTGGGCGAATCGGCCGACACGCCGGAGTTTGCGGTCGATGCGATTGTCTCGTGGTGGAAGAGCCACGGTCGCCGTCGTTTCCCGGACGCTACCAAACTCCTGATCCTGGCGGACTCGGGTGGCAGTAATGGCTGTCGGCCTCGGATGTGGAAGCGTCAGTTGCAGGAACGGCTGGCTGACGCCTTCAACCTGGAGGTGACGGTGTGCCACTACCCCCGCGGTGGCTCCAAGTGGAACCCGATTGAGCATCGGCTGTTCAGCTTTATCAGCATCAACTGGGCCGGCAAGCCCTTGCGTTCGTGGTTGATCTTGTTGGGCTATATTCAGGACACGAGAACCGAAACAGGCTTGCAGGTGAAAGCCGTGTTGTTGCGGGGAAACTATGAGAGGGGCCTGAAGGTCACGGATCACGAGATGAGGAAGTTGCGCTTGCGACGGCATAAGACCTGTCCGAGTTGGAACTATACCATCCGGCCACGCCAAGGAGTTTCGGGTGCGGCCAAAGGGTGA
- the lspA gene encoding signal peptidase II, with the protein MAQRSYRWLVVALAVVGLAADQGSKYGVFRWLYDGSFRGEREVVEGWFKLTAEFDDRVQPCDCSFHVLQTWSAPKMPRVNHGALFGLGGEHKGGANQVFAGVSILAAAGIIIWTARRATAADGWLCAALGLILGGTIGNLYDRIVFNGVRDFLYFYKIDWPVFNVADCCLVCGAGMLLLHAFVAPAASTPVPEGQAAAAVPAPAK; encoded by the coding sequence ATGGCTCAGCGTTCATACCGGTGGCTCGTGGTGGCCCTCGCGGTCGTCGGTTTGGCCGCCGACCAGGGCAGCAAATACGGCGTCTTCCGGTGGCTGTACGACGGCTCGTTCCGCGGTGAGCGGGAGGTCGTCGAGGGGTGGTTCAAGCTGACGGCCGAGTTCGACGACCGGGTCCAGCCGTGCGACTGCTCGTTCCACGTCCTGCAGACCTGGAGCGCGCCGAAGATGCCGCGGGTGAACCACGGCGCCCTGTTCGGCCTCGGCGGCGAACACAAGGGGGGCGCGAACCAGGTCTTCGCGGGGGTGAGCATCCTGGCTGCGGCCGGGATTATCATCTGGACGGCTCGCCGGGCGACCGCCGCGGACGGGTGGTTGTGCGCCGCCCTCGGCTTGATTCTCGGCGGCACCATCGGGAACCTGTACGACCGCATCGTGTTCAACGGCGTCCGCGACTTCCTCTACTTCTACAAGATCGATTGGCCGGTGTTCAACGTCGCCGACTGTTGTCTCGTCTGCGGCGCCGGGATGCTCCTGCTGCACGCGTTCGTCGCCCCCGCCGCTTCAACGCCCGTGCCGGAAGGGCAAGCCGCCGCCGCAGTGCCCGCCCCGGCGAAATAA